DNA sequence from the Actinomycetota bacterium genome:
CGCAGTCGCAGGAGGAGCTGGCCCGGGCCCAGGAGCGGCTGAAGTTCGACGAGCTGTTCGTGCTGGAGCTCGGGGTGGGCTTCCGCAAGCACCGCGTGGCCGCCCAGGAGGTCGGCGTGGCCCACCGTCCCGACGGCGAGCTGATCGGGAAGTTCGTGGCCTCCCTGCCGTTCGAGCTGACGGAGGGACAGCGGCGGGCCATCGAGGAGATCTCCGGGGCCATGGCCCGGCCCCATCCCATGAACCTGCTGCTCCAGGGCGACGTCGGCTCGGGCAAGACGGTGGTCGCCCTGGCGGCCTGCCTCGCGGCGGTCGAATCCGGCCACCAGGCCGCGATCATGGCGCCCACCGAGGTGCTGGCGGGCCAGCACGCGAGGAACGCCGCGGCCCTGCTGGAGCCGATCGGCGCGGTCCGGTTCGCCGACGCCGCCCGCCGGCGCACCGCCCAGGGCTCGCCCGGGCAGGAGTCGCTGCTGGCGGAGGCCGAACCGGCGCCCGCGCTGACCTTCGCCCTCCTCACGGCCGCGGTGACGGGCCAGGAGCGGACCAGGGTCCTGGACGGCGTCCGTTCCGGGGAGGTCGATCTGGTGGTGGGGACCCACGCCCTGGTGCAGGAGGCGGTGGGGTTCCTCGACCTGTCCCTGGCGGTGGTGGACGAGCAGCACCGCTTCGGGGTCCACCAGCGGATGGCCCTGAAGGGGAAGGGTGCGTCGCCGGACGTCCTGATCATGACGGCGACGCCGATCCCCCGGACGCTGGCCCTGACCTACTACGGCGACCTCGACGTGGCCGTGCTGGACGAGCTGCCGGCGGGCCGCCAGCCCGTGGAGACGCGGGTGGTCCGCACGGCCGAGGACCGAGCGCTGGCCTACGACGTGGTGCGGCGGGAGGTCCAGTCCGGCCGGCAGGCCTTCGTGGTGTGCGCGGCCATCGACGAGGACAACCGGCTGGAGGTCAAGGCGGCGGAGAAGGAGGCCGAGCGCCTGGCCACCGAGGTGTTCCCGGACCTCCGGGTGAACGTGCTGCACGGCCGGATGCGTCCCGCGGAGAAGGAGTCCCGGATGGACGAGTACCGGGCCGGCCGCTTCGACCTGCTGATCTCGACGACCGTCATCGAGGTGGGGGTGGACGTCCCCAACGCGACCGTGATGCTGGTGGAGAACGCCGAACGGTTCGGCCTGGCCCAGCTCCACCAGCTCCGGGGCCGGATCGGACGCGGCGCGCACCGTTCGTACTGCTACCTGTTCGACGAGAGCGCTCCGGACAACGAGCTGGCGCGGGAGCGGCTGGACGCCATGGTCCGGACCACCGATGGGTTCGAGCTGGCAGACGAGGACCTCCGGCTCCGGGGCGAGGGGACGCTGTTCGACATCCGGCAGTCCGGCATGCCGGATCTCAAGCTGGCCCGCCTGGCCGAGGACGTCGACCTGGTCCGGCGGGCCCGCGCCCGCGCCTTCGCCCTCATCGACCAGGATCCCGAGCTCACCGGCCATCCGGCGCTCCGGCGCGAGCTGGAGGATCGCTTCGCCGAGTCCATCGACTGGCTGTTCCACTCGTGAGGGTCATCCGATGAGGGTCATCGCCGGCGCGGCCAAGGGCGTGCGGCTGGGGCCGGTTCCGCCTGGAACCAGGCCGATCTCGGACCGGGCCCGGGAGGGCGTGTTCTCCAGCCTGGCCGCACGGGTCCCCGGCGCCATGGTGCTGGACCTGTACGCGGGGACGGGGGCCGCCGGGATCGAGGCGCTGTCTCGAGGGGCCGACCACGCGACCTTCGTGGACCGCTCCCGCCAGGCAATCCGGACGATTCATGACAATCTTCAGCGAAGCAAGCTCACGGCCAACGCCACCGTCGTCGAGCGCGAGGTTGCTCGTTTCCTTGGCACATCCGTGGAGCCGTTCGACCTGGTGTTCGTGGATCCGCCCTACGACACGGCCCCGGAGAGCGTGGCCGGCGACCTGGAGAAGCTGGCCGGGGGATGGCTGGCGGAGGGGGCCACGGTGGCCCTGACCAGGCCCAGAAAGGGTTACATCCCTGTGATTCCTGTATCCTGGCAGGTCGCGAGGCGCCTGGAGTACGGCGATACCCTCGTCGTCTTGTATCGGGAGGTCTGATGGCCAGGGCGGCCTTGTGTCCCGGGACGTTCGATCCGGTGACCAACGGTCACCTCGACATCATCGA
Encoded proteins:
- the rsmD gene encoding 16S rRNA (guanine(966)-N(2))-methyltransferase RsmD, which encodes MRVIAGAAKGVRLGPVPPGTRPISDRAREGVFSSLAARVPGAMVLDLYAGTGAAGIEALSRGADHATFVDRSRQAIRTIHDNLQRSKLTANATVVEREVARFLGTSVEPFDLVFVDPPYDTAPESVAGDLEKLAGGWLAEGATVALTRPRKGYIPVIPVSWQVARRLEYGDTLVVLYREV
- the recG gene encoding ATP-dependent DNA helicase RecG — its product is MSLSLDAPVREVDPRVANRRVGMREKGPPAFQALADGLGIETVRQLLHHYPRRYIDRSQVARIRDLRVGQQATIIATVRTVKKRLTRRRQSMVTVTLWDGSGYLHLNFFNQPWTATSYKEGHELAVSGTVALYGGALQMAKQEVEVLRGEAETIHTGRITPVHGATEGITTRTIRELVFRALEQLAEVPDALPDEVVGPEEVASYDWALRNIHFPQSQEELARAQERLKFDELFVLELGVGFRKHRVAAQEVGVAHRPDGELIGKFVASLPFELTEGQRRAIEEISGAMARPHPMNLLLQGDVGSGKTVVALAACLAAVESGHQAAIMAPTEVLAGQHARNAAALLEPIGAVRFADAARRRTAQGSPGQESLLAEAEPAPALTFALLTAAVTGQERTRVLDGVRSGEVDLVVGTHALVQEAVGFLDLSLAVVDEQHRFGVHQRMALKGKGASPDVLIMTATPIPRTLALTYYGDLDVAVLDELPAGRQPVETRVVRTAEDRALAYDVVRREVQSGRQAFVVCAAIDEDNRLEVKAAEKEAERLATEVFPDLRVNVLHGRMRPAEKESRMDEYRAGRFDLLISTTVIEVGVDVPNATVMLVENAERFGLAQLHQLRGRIGRGAHRSYCYLFDESAPDNELARERLDAMVRTTDGFELADEDLRLRGEGTLFDIRQSGMPDLKLARLAEDVDLVRRARARAFALIDQDPELTGHPALRRELEDRFAESIDWLFHS